DNA from Xanthomonas hyacinthi:
AAGGCCCTGGCCGAGGCCGCGATCAAGGCCTATTGCGCGCAACCCGCCGCCGCGGAGTGAGTGCGCACGGCCGGCGCCGAGGCGGCGCGGGCCGCCCTGCATTCCCGCAGCGCCGGCAATGACTGGCAAAATGGGCGCCCGCCGTCAACGAAGCCCCTCGATGCGCCTTTCCCAGTTCCACCTGCACACCACCAAGGAAACGCCGGCCGATGCCGAGCTGGTCAGCCACCGGCTGATGCTGCGCGCCGGCATGATCCGCAAGCTCGCCTCCGGCCTGTACACCTGGTCGCCGCTGGGCCTGCGCGTGCTGCGCAAGGTGGAAGCGGTGGTGCGCGAGGAAATGAACCGCGCCGGCGCGGTGGAAGTGCTGTTCCCGACCATCCAGCCGCGCGAGCTGTGGGAGGCCACCGGGCGCTGGAAGAAGTTCGGCGGCCTGATGCTGCGGATGCAGGACCGCAAGGAGCAGGACTACTGCTACAGCCCCACCGCCGAAGAGGCCGCCGCCGACTTCGCGCGCCAGGAGCTGAGCAGCTACAAGCAGCTGCCGGTCAATTTCTACCAGATCCAGACCAAGTTCCGCGACGAGATCCGCCCGCGCTTCGGGGTGATGCGCGCGCGCGAGTTCCTGATGAAGGACGCCTACTCGTTCCATGTCAGCGACGAGGACCTGGCGCGCGAGTACGCGAACATGAAGGCCGCCTACGGCCGTATCTTCACCCGCCTGGGCCTGCAGTTCCGCGCGGTGCAGGCCGATTCCGGCGACATCGGCGGCGACGCCTCGCAGGAATTCCACGTGCTGGCCGAGTCCGGCGAGGATTCGCTGGCGTTCTCCACCGGCTCGGACTACGCGGCCAACGTCGAGGCCGCGGTCGCCGCCGATCCGGCGCCGCGTCCGGCAGCGCAAGAGGCGCTGCGCAAGGTCGCCACGCCCACCCAGAAGACCTGCGACGCGGTGGCGCAACTGCTCGGCATCGCGCTGCAGCGCACGGTCAAGTCGGTCGCGGTGATGGCCGGCGAGGCCTTCGTGCTGGCGCTGGTGCGCGGCGACCACGCGGTGAACGAGATCAAGCTGGGCAAGGTCGCCGGCCTGGCCGGCTACCGCATGGCCAACGAGGCCGAGATCCGCGCCCACCTCGGCAGCGAACCGGGCTTCCTCGGCCCGCTGCACCCGCGCCAGCCGATCCGCGTGGTCGCCGACCGCGACGTGGCGGCGATGGCCGATTTCGTGGTCGGCGCCAACGCGGCCGGCTTCCATCTGGCCGGGGTCAACTGGGGCCGCGACCTGCCCGAGCCGGACGCCGTGGCCGACCTGCGCAACGTGGTCGAGGGCGAGCGCGCCCACGACGGCGGCGAAATCCGCCTGGCGCGCGGCATCGAAGTCGGCCACGTGTTCCAGCTCGGGCGCCAGTATGCGCAGGCGCTGGACGCCACCGTGCTGGACGAGAACGGCAAGACCGTGGCGATGGCGATGGGCTGCTACGGCATCGGCATCTCGCGCATCGTCGCCGCGGCGATCGAGCAGAACCACGACGAGGCCGGCATCCGCTGGCCGCCGCCGATGGCGCCATGGCCGGTGGCGATCTGCGTGATCAATCCCAAGCGCGACCCGGCGATCGACGCGGCCGGCGAGGCGCTGCTGGCCGAACTGCAGCAGGCCGGCCTGGACGCGGTGCTCGACGATCGCGGCCTGCGTGCCGGCGCGATGTTCGCGGATATCGAGTTGATCGGGATTCCGCACCGGGTGGTGGTGTCCGAGCGTGGGCTGACGGCCGGCACCTTCGAATACCGCGCGCGCAGCGGCGGCGAGGCGCAGAACCTGGACCGCGCCGCAGTGCTGGCGCGCCTGCAGGGTTAATCGGGAAGGCCGGGAATATATCCCGGCCTTTTTCCTTGCATGGCCGTCGCGACGACGCGGCCTCGACATTTCCTGTGACAATATCCCGGTCGAATCGGTGCCGTAACGGCGCCTTGATTTGACAATCTGAATTCGGCGCGTATAAGTGTGAGCCACGCCGATCCAGCGGCGGCCAGCGATCGAAATAACCGGAATGTTTGTCAATCCGATAAAGCGATATTATGATTCCGCCCTAGCCAGGGAATGGCTGTATGCCCATCGTCCATTTTCCGGAGTAAAGATGACCATCGATCTCAGTGGCCTGTCGGCCAAGCAGTTGGGCGCTCTTATCAAGACGGCCAAGAAGCAACAGACCATCGTCGCCAAGCGCACGCCCATCGCCAAGGTCCGCACCCAGCTGGCACGCCTGGCCAGGTCCCACGGTTACAGCATCGACGAAGTCTTCGATGGCCCCGCTCCGGCCGAGCGCGGCCGCAAGGCCGCCGGCAAGCCGGGTCCGAAGCCGGGCCGCAAGCTGGGCAAGGTGCCGCCGAAATACCGCAATCCGGCCGATACGACGCAGACCTGGACCGGTCGCGGCAAGCAGCCGCGCTGGCTGGCCGAGCAGGTGGCCAAGGGCAAGAAGGCCGACGACTTCCTGATCGCGGGTCCGGCCAAGCCGGCGGGTCCGGCCAAGAAGACCGCGAAGAAGGCGGTGAAGAAAGTCGCCAGGGTCGCCAAGAAAGCCGGCAAGTCCGCCGCCCCGAAAAACTGATCCGGGAACCGATCCGGGAACGGCCGATTATCCGAGAAACGCCGGCGCAAGCCGGCGTTTTTTATGCCTGCCGCGGGGACGCTACGGCTATAGATTCTTCCGCGCCGGCACCAGCAGGTTGCCGAACAGCAGGCCGGCCACCAGCGCCATCACGATATTGGTCACCGCCAGCAGCGCCGACTGCCCGCCGGGCACGTCGTGCTGCTGCACCAGCGTGAGCAGCCCGCGCAGGCTGGCGCTGCCGGGCACCAGCATGATGATGCCGGGCAGCCGGATCAGCGCGCCCGGCCGTTGCCCCAGCCGGCCGAACAGATTGCCGGCCGCGGTCAGCGACATCGCCGACAGGAAGATGCCGACCGGGCTGCCCCAGGCCTCGCCGGCGAAGCGCGCGATCGCGTAGCCGGCCACCGAGGCCGCCATCACCCAGGGATAATCGCGGCCGTTGGCCTTGAACAGCAGCGCGAACGCATACGCCGCCACCAGCAGCGAGGCCCATTCCACCCACACCGCCTGCGGCCGCGACGCGTGCACCAGCGGCTGCAGGCCCAGCAGCTGCGCCAGGGTCACCGCGATCGCCGCGCCCACGGTGAGCTTGAGGATGGTGGTGACCGCACCGGCGAAGCGCGCCGTGCCGGACACCCAATGCTGGCTGGTCAGTTCGTTGACCGCATTGGTCAGCGCCATTCCCGGCAGCAGCACCACCAGCGAGGCGATGATCACCGAATTGAGGTTCAGCGGCGCCACGAAGGTCGCCACCAGTGCGGCGACGACGCCGGCCAGCAGCGCTGCCAGCGCCTCGTTGGCCTCCTTGGCCGCCGCACGCTTGTCGGTGAGCTGGGTCAACGCACCGATCAGCAGGCCGATCGCGGTGGCGGTGGCGATGTCCAGCCACGGCAGCCGCCACAGTCCGGCCACGCCCATCGCGGCCAGGCCGAAGCCGAGCACCTGCATCGCCTTCCAGCGCCGCCCGGGCGGGCGGTCCAGCTGGCGCAGCGCGGTATGGCCCTGGGCCACGCTCATGCGGCCGCTGGCGACCGCCTCGGCGATGCTGTCGGCGACGCTGAGCTTGTGCAGATCGTTGTCGCCCGGCGCCAGCCGCACCACGCGGGTGATGTCGCTGGAGCCGATCGCCTTGGTCGGATCGCTGAAGCTGAGGATCAGCCCGGTCGGGTTGGACCAGGGCTCGCAGTCCAGGTCCAGCTGTTGCGACAGCGCCACCACCGCCGCCTCCAGGCGCTGCGCGGTGGTGCCGTAGGTGTGCAGGCGGCCGGCGATCTCGGAGACGAAGGCGATCCGTTGCGCATAGGTGGCGGCGGCGGAAGGGTTGGCGATGGGCGCGGCTTGCATGTCGGCTAGTATGGCGCCAACCCCGCGCACAGCCACCCTGT
Protein-coding regions in this window:
- a CDS encoding proline--tRNA ligase produces the protein MRLSQFHLHTTKETPADAELVSHRLMLRAGMIRKLASGLYTWSPLGLRVLRKVEAVVREEMNRAGAVEVLFPTIQPRELWEATGRWKKFGGLMLRMQDRKEQDYCYSPTAEEAAADFARQELSSYKQLPVNFYQIQTKFRDEIRPRFGVMRAREFLMKDAYSFHVSDEDLAREYANMKAAYGRIFTRLGLQFRAVQADSGDIGGDASQEFHVLAESGEDSLAFSTGSDYAANVEAAVAADPAPRPAAQEALRKVATPTQKTCDAVAQLLGIALQRTVKSVAVMAGEAFVLALVRGDHAVNEIKLGKVAGLAGYRMANEAEIRAHLGSEPGFLGPLHPRQPIRVVADRDVAAMADFVVGANAAGFHLAGVNWGRDLPEPDAVADLRNVVEGERAHDGGEIRLARGIEVGHVFQLGRQYAQALDATVLDENGKTVAMAMGCYGIGISRIVAAAIEQNHDEAGIRWPPPMAPWPVAICVINPKRDPAIDAAGEALLAELQQAGLDAVLDDRGLRAGAMFADIELIGIPHRVVVSERGLTAGTFEYRARSGGEAQNLDRAAVLARLQG
- a CDS encoding threonine/serine ThrE exporter family protein, with the protein product MQAAPIANPSAAATYAQRIAFVSEIAGRLHTYGTTAQRLEAAVVALSQQLDLDCEPWSNPTGLILSFSDPTKAIGSSDITRVVRLAPGDNDLHKLSVADSIAEAVASGRMSVAQGHTALRQLDRPPGRRWKAMQVLGFGLAAMGVAGLWRLPWLDIATATAIGLLIGALTQLTDKRAAAKEANEALAALLAGVVAALVATFVAPLNLNSVIIASLVVLLPGMALTNAVNELTSQHWVSGTARFAGAVTTILKLTVGAAIAVTLAQLLGLQPLVHASRPQAVWVEWASLLVAAYAFALLFKANGRDYPWVMAASVAGYAIARFAGEAWGSPVGIFLSAMSLTAAGNLFGRLGQRPGALIRLPGIIMLVPGSASLRGLLTLVQQHDVPGGQSALLAVTNIVMALVAGLLFGNLLVPARKNL
- a CDS encoding H-NS family nucleoid-associated regulatory protein — encoded protein: MTIDLSGLSAKQLGALIKTAKKQQTIVAKRTPIAKVRTQLARLARSHGYSIDEVFDGPAPAERGRKAAGKPGPKPGRKLGKVPPKYRNPADTTQTWTGRGKQPRWLAEQVAKGKKADDFLIAGPAKPAGPAKKTAKKAVKKVARVAKKAGKSAAPKN